A region of the Alphaproteobacteria bacterium genome:
ACTGAAATTGAAGATGCGCCGCGGGGAATAACGCGCTGGTTCAGGTTCCCGCTGCTCGCTGCAGGAGCGCGCCGCGGACAAATTTTATATATGTTGCAACCACATCTTCCGGCAGTTTCCCATCGGCCAGGCCGTAGCGCAGCGTGAGATAGCTACGGGCGGCCATGAGCAGGTAGACGACCGTCTCCAGATCCCCTTCGGCGTATGCGGGCAGATCACCGCGATCGAGTCCCTGTTTTAACGCTGCCACATATCTTGTCGTAAGCGCGTTGAAATGCTTCTGATGGGCTTTTGGCGCCATCGTTTCCGCCTCGTTCAGAATTCGGTAGAAGCCCGGATGGGCCGCGAGATACTCGAAGAATGCGCGAAACCCGCGCTCTTCCATTTCGAGCGTGTCACGGCTTCCGCGGACCCGATCTCCGACGAAAGCGATCAGGTCCTGGCCGAGCTCGGGAAGCAGCGTATCGAATAGCGCCTGCCGTGTTTCGAAGTAGTTGTAGAAGGTGCCCTGTGCGATGTTCGCCCGGGCTGTGATGCGCGCGACGGAGGCATCCGCATAGCCATGGTCGCCGACAACCTCCGCGGCCGCTTCGATCAAATCCTGACGCGTGGCGGCCGCTTTCTCGGCGCGTGTGGGGCGCCGCGACGCCGTCGGTTTGGTCTGCTCATCTTGTGCAACATGCGAAGTGGGCATCACGATTGGCTCAATTGAAAGAACAGGGTGCCATCATCACCATTCCCGGAGTCGCATGCAATAAATATGAATAATGAATCATCATTCATATTTATTGACTCACCCCGACGTTGCCGCCATGGTGAGATTTGAGAACAGTGAACTGCTGCCGTACCGGTCAGGCATTCGGTGCGATAGTTTCAGAGGGGGATTTCAGGTGAACTACGACGGCTATCAGGCAATCAAGGCGAAACGCGACGGGCAGGTGCTCACCCTGACGATGTCGCGCCCCGAAACGCTCAACGCCATCGACGCGGAACTGCACGAAGAGCTGTCGCGGATATTCTATGACGTCGCCGCAGATGACGAGGCCGACGTGGTTGTGCTGACCGGCGAGGGGGCCGCGTTTTGTGCCGGCGGCGACCTGCAATGGCTGAACGCCATGCATGGCGACCCAGCGGCGTTTGCCCGTACCGTTTGGGAAGGCAAGCGGCTGGTGAACAGCCTGCTCGACCTCGAGAAGCCGATTATTGCCCGCCTTCCCGGTCATGCGATCGGGCTGGGCTGCACAATCGCGCTTTACTGCGACATCATCTATGCAACGGAACGGGCCAAGCTCGGTGACCCTCATGTTGCTGTTGGCCTCGTTGCGGGGGACGGGGGTGCGGTCATCTGGCCTCAGCTGATCGGCTACGCCCGGGCCAAGGAATATCTGATGACCGGGGATCTGCTGACGGCCACGGACGCGGCCGCGATCGGACTGATCAACCATGTGGTTTCGGCCGACCAACTCGATGCCGCGGTCTACGGCATGGCCGACCGTCTCGCCGGGGGGGCCATCAACGCCATCAAGTGGACCAAGGCCTCGGTCAATGCCGGGCTCAAACAGGCGGCCAATGCCGTCCTCGACACGGCCTTCAATTTCGAGGCCATGTCCCAGATGACGGACGATCACCGGATTGCCACGGAAGCCTTCCTGAACAAGGAAGACCCGAAGTTCACGGGCAAATAGGCCGCGCCATGGAACATTTCCAGGAAGCCGAACATGTCACCATGCTGCGGGACACGTTGCGGCGGTTTGTCGAAAACGAAATGCCGCGGGCCAAGGCGCAGGAATGGGACCGGGAGAATCATTTTCCCCGCGAGATCTTCGAGAAGCTCTCCGCACTTGGGGTAAATGGTCTGACGGTGCCCGAGGAGTATGGTGGCGCCGGTCGGGACATTACCGCAACGATGGTTGTGATCGAGGAGCTGGCGCGTCGGTCGATGGCTGTCGCCGTACCCTTCATCATGTGCGCCTGCTACGGCGCGATGAACATGGAAGAGGTCGGCAGTGAAGAACAGAAGAAGGCGCTTTTACCGAAGCTCGCAAACGGCAAACTGCTGTTTGCCTACGGCATCTCCGAACCCGATGTCGGCGCCGACGTGGCGAGCGTCCGGACGACCGCCGTTCGCGACGGAAATGGCGCGACCGTCAGGATCAACGGTTCGAAGCGCTTCTGTTCCGGCGCCAATATCGCCGACTACATCTATGCTGTCGTGAAGAGCGATCCCGACGCCGAGCGTTATCAGAACCTGTCCATTGTCCTGATTCCGCCGGACGCGCCCGGTGTGACGATCGAATTGCAGAACGCGATGGGCATGAAGGGGGCATCCACCTGCGATGTGACGTTCGAGGATGTCGAAATTCCGGCTGAGAATATCGTTGGTGGTGAGGCCGGCTGGAACGATGGCTGGCGCCGTATCGTTGGGCCAGGCCTCGATGTCGAAAAGATAGAAGTCGCCGCACTGGCGCTGGGGAATGCCGCCGCGGCGGTCGATGATGCCTGGGAATATGCCCAGGAGCGCAAGCAGTTCGGCAAGCCGGTTTCCGCCTATCAGTCCGTTCGTCACATGCTGGTCGACTGCAAGACCAGGCTCCACGCCTGCCGGCTGATGACCTACCACGCAGCCTGGCTGCTCGATGAAAAGAAGCCGGCATCGGTCGAGACCTCGATGGCCAAGCTCTATGTCAGTGACGTCGCCAAGGAGATCGTGCTGACCTGCCAGCAGGTGATGGGCGCCTACGGCTACATCAAGGAATTCGATATGGAGCGTTACGTGCGCGAGGCGCTGCTTATGCCGATCATCGGCGGCTCCTCGGCGATCCAGAAGAACAATATTTCAAACCGGCTGCGGCTGGCACGCGAGTAGGCCGGGGAGTGCGCGAAATGCGGATGGACATCAGCGGCTGGAAGACGCGCCTGACTGACGAGTTGATCGCGGCGAACACGGCCAGTGGAATTTGGCGAAACCGCACACTGGCGGACGAACTCGCCGATCTGGCGTCGAAGAATCCCGACCGTGTGCTGTTCGTGGAGGGTGGCACACAACATACCGTCGCCGACTTGGATCGCCAGGCGCGCGCGTTGGCCAGCGCATTGCAAAAGCGTGGTCTCGTCGCGGGCGATGTCGTGAGCTTCGAACTCCCCAACTGGCCCGAGACCGTGATCATCGATCTGGCCTGCGCCATGCTGGGGCTGGTCTGCAATCCGATCATCCCGATCTACCGGGATTCCGAGGTGTCCTACATTCTGCGCGATGCCGGCACCAAGCTGGTCTTTGTGCCGACGACGTTCCGGAAGTTCGACTATGCCGACATGGTCGCGCGCCATCGTGGCGAGCTTCCCGACCTGGCGCATGTCATCACGGTGCGCGGCACCGCCGAGGGGGCGACGGCGTTCGAAGACCTTCTGGCGGAGGGCGAACCGGAGACGTTCGAACGCGCAGCGGTCGATCCCAATGCCGTCAAGTTGATCCTGTATACATCAGGCACGACCGGGCGCCCCAAGGGGGTGCTGCACAGTCACAACACGATCGATACCGAAATTCAGGCGATCTCCGGTTTTCTCGGGCTCGACGACAGTGATGTCATTCTGATGCCGTCGCCGGTGTCTCATATCACCGGCTATCTCTACGGCATTCAGATGCCGTTCACACTGAATGCACCTGCGGTTTTCATGGAAACCTGGCGCGCAGATGACGCGGGTGAGCTGATCGACGCGTTTGGAGTCACCTTCACCATCGCGGCGACGGTGTTCTTGCAGGAACTGACCATGTTCTCCCGGAAGAATTCGCGGCCCTTTCCCAGCCTGCGCTACTTTCCCTCTGGCGGGGCCCCGGTGCCGCCCGAAGTGATCTACAGCGCCCACGCCGCCTTCGAGAATTGCGTCTGTTCGCGTGTATACGGCTCGACCGAGGCACCGACGGTGACGCTGGGTGTGAACAGCCGAGAAGAAGAAGCTCTCGGTGCGACGACCGAAGGATATATCGTCGGCCATGAAGTGAAAATCGTGGACCCCTCGACTGGGCATGTGGTGGGTCCCGGTGAGGAAGGCGAAATCCTGACCCGTGGTCCGGAGATGTGTCTGGGCTATGCCGGCGACGCACACAATGCCGAGGCGTTCGAGGGCGATGGCTATTTTCACACCGGCGACCTGGCGATGATGGATGACCGCGGGGCGCTGGTGATCACCGGTCGTTCGAAGGACCTGATTATTCGCGGGGGTGAGAACATCAGTCCGCGTGAGGTCGAGGATGCTTTGCACGCGCATCCGGCAATCCATGAGGCTGCCGTGGTCGCGATGCACCATCCGCGCATGGGCGAGACGGGCTGTGCCTTCGTCGTGCTGGAAGAGGACGAGAGCCTCGACCTCGCGAATGTTTCGGCATTTCTCGATGGGACCGGTATGGCGAAACAGAAATATCCCGAGCGGCTGGAAATCATCGATGATTTTCCCCGCACGGCCGCCGGCAAGATTCGCAAGAATGTCTTGCGGGATATCATCGCGGCGCAACTTGAGGGAGAAGGTGGCGGGTGAGCCCGCATAGTTGACAGTTTCAGCGATTGGGAACCAATCTGATCAAAAGAAAAGATATCCATTCACATGTGTGAAATGGCTCATCAGGGGAGAAGCAAATGCAAACTCGAGACGTGGAATTCAACAGTTGCGGTGACACCATTCGCGGTACGCTTTACCTGCCGGACGGTGTCAAGAATCCGCCGCTCGTGGTGATGGCCGGTGGCTGGTGCTACGTGCGGGAAATCGTCATGCCTTACTATGCGGATGATTTTGTCGATATCGGCTGTGCCGCGCTGACATTCGATTATCGGTGCTTTGGCGACAGCGAGGGTTCGCCGCGCCAGCACATCAATCCGTGGGATCAGATCGAGGATTACCGCAACGCGGTGAGCTTCGCGAAGACGCTGGATGAAATCGATACGGACCGGATCGGCGTGTGGGGTATTTCATACTCCGGCGGACATGCGATTTGCGTCGCGGCACTGGATTCCCGCGTGAAGTTTGCCATGTCGGTGGTGCCCGTCGTCGACGGTTTCCCGACGATGCGCCGGTGCCACGGCGAGCGTAAATTTGCGGCAATCCAGAAACTCATTCTGGCGGATCGCGAGGCGCGTCAACGCGGCGAGCCGAGCCAGATGATACCGATGGCTACGACCGACCCGGACAACGAGATCAGCTCGTGGCCGTTCCCCCATGTCCGCACCATCTTTCAGGACATCAAAGAGCGTGAAGCGCCGAATCACATCCATGAAAACACGCTTGAGTCGGTTGAATTGCTCCTGCAGTACGACGTGATGCCCTATGCCAAACGCCTGTATGAGACGCCTTACATGATGGCGATTGCCAAGGGCGACAACATCACATCGTCCGATCTTGAGATCGACGTGTTCAACGCGGTGCCGTGTCCGAACAAGGAGTTGGCGATCGTTGAAGGTGTCGATCACATGAGCCTGTATTCGAACAATGAGCATCTCGAGAAGGTCTCGAGCGCGCAGGCCAACTGGCTTCGTGACCTATTGTTCGGACCGGGGGCACTCCTGGCGCAGGCCGCCGAATAGGCTGCCGATTCAATGGGAATTCCCGACCGGGCTGGCAGGTTGCCGGCCCGGTCTTTTTCTGCCTGGATTCTCAATCCTCGGACGATCGGGCGCCGATTTCTGGACGCGTGGTAATGCGGGACGAACGCCTGATTGGGCAGATATTCGTGTTCGTGTACGTGAATTTGGTCACCAGCTCATCTATACGAATAATCGTGTAACAGC
Encoded here:
- a CDS encoding acyl-CoA dehydrogenase family protein, with protein sequence MEHFQEAEHVTMLRDTLRRFVENEMPRAKAQEWDRENHFPREIFEKLSALGVNGLTVPEEYGGAGRDITATMVVIEELARRSMAVAVPFIMCACYGAMNMEEVGSEEQKKALLPKLANGKLLFAYGISEPDVGADVASVRTTAVRDGNGATVRINGSKRFCSGANIADYIYAVVKSDPDAERYQNLSIVLIPPDAPGVTIELQNAMGMKGASTCDVTFEDVEIPAENIVGGEAGWNDGWRRIVGPGLDVEKIEVAALALGNAAAAVDDAWEYAQERKQFGKPVSAYQSVRHMLVDCKTRLHACRLMTYHAAWLLDEKKPASVETSMAKLYVSDVAKEIVLTCQQVMGAYGYIKEFDMERYVREALLMPIIGGSSAIQKNNISNRLRLARE
- a CDS encoding AMP-binding protein, which gives rise to MRMDISGWKTRLTDELIAANTASGIWRNRTLADELADLASKNPDRVLFVEGGTQHTVADLDRQARALASALQKRGLVAGDVVSFELPNWPETVIIDLACAMLGLVCNPIIPIYRDSEVSYILRDAGTKLVFVPTTFRKFDYADMVARHRGELPDLAHVITVRGTAEGATAFEDLLAEGEPETFERAAVDPNAVKLILYTSGTTGRPKGVLHSHNTIDTEIQAISGFLGLDDSDVILMPSPVSHITGYLYGIQMPFTLNAPAVFMETWRADDAGELIDAFGVTFTIAATVFLQELTMFSRKNSRPFPSLRYFPSGGAPVPPEVIYSAHAAFENCVCSRVYGSTEAPTVTLGVNSREEEALGATTEGYIVGHEVKIVDPSTGHVVGPGEEGEILTRGPEMCLGYAGDAHNAEAFEGDGYFHTGDLAMMDDRGALVITGRSKDLIIRGGENISPREVEDALHAHPAIHEAAVVAMHHPRMGETGCAFVVLEEDESLDLANVSAFLDGTGMAKQKYPERLEIIDDFPRTAAGKIRKNVLRDIIAAQLEGEGGG
- a CDS encoding alpha/beta fold hydrolase, which translates into the protein MQTRDVEFNSCGDTIRGTLYLPDGVKNPPLVVMAGGWCYVREIVMPYYADDFVDIGCAALTFDYRCFGDSEGSPRQHINPWDQIEDYRNAVSFAKTLDEIDTDRIGVWGISYSGGHAICVAALDSRVKFAMSVVPVVDGFPTMRRCHGERKFAAIQKLILADREARQRGEPSQMIPMATTDPDNEISSWPFPHVRTIFQDIKEREAPNHIHENTLESVELLLQYDVMPYAKRLYETPYMMAIAKGDNITSSDLEIDVFNAVPCPNKELAIVEGVDHMSLYSNNEHLEKVSSAQANWLRDLLFGPGALLAQAAE
- a CDS encoding enoyl-CoA hydratase/isomerase family protein, translated to MNYDGYQAIKAKRDGQVLTLTMSRPETLNAIDAELHEELSRIFYDVAADDEADVVVLTGEGAAFCAGGDLQWLNAMHGDPAAFARTVWEGKRLVNSLLDLEKPIIARLPGHAIGLGCTIALYCDIIYATERAKLGDPHVAVGLVAGDGGAVIWPQLIGYARAKEYLMTGDLLTATDAAAIGLINHVVSADQLDAAVYGMADRLAGGAINAIKWTKASVNAGLKQAANAVLDTAFNFEAMSQMTDDHRIATEAFLNKEDPKFTGK
- a CDS encoding TetR/AcrR family transcriptional regulator, yielding MPTSHVAQDEQTKPTASRRPTRAEKAAATRQDLIEAAAEVVGDHGYADASVARITARANIAQGTFYNYFETRQALFDTLLPELGQDLIAFVGDRVRGSRDTLEMEERGFRAFFEYLAAHPGFYRILNEAETMAPKAHQKHFNALTTRYVAALKQGLDRGDLPAYAEGDLETVVYLLMAARSYLTLRYGLADGKLPEDVVATYIKFVRGALLQRAAGT